A window from Vulcanimicrobium alpinum encodes these proteins:
- a CDS encoding 4-hydroxybenzoate octaprenyltransferase — protein MNALRLFLRDIRIEHTLFALPFAYVGAVMAARGVPTWWQLLWITLAVAGARTAAMAANRFFDRKIDAQVPRTANRAVASGKLPASVMLWAIAAGLAVLLVSAAMLNPLCVKLLPLAALGVVAYPLCKRFTWLVHFVLGAVDGFAPLGAYIAVAGTVTVPALLLFLAVTVWVAGFDILYALMDLDWDVRLGVRSFPARFGERNARLWPIVLHVTMTLALLAAGVLAGAGWLYYAGVLLAAGVTLYEDRLITLAQDVFVLNDRVFLTNMAFSVAFLGTTLASYVVAR, from the coding sequence GTGAACGCGCTGCGCCTCTTCCTGCGCGACATCCGCATCGAGCACACGCTCTTCGCGCTGCCGTTCGCCTACGTCGGCGCGGTGATGGCGGCGCGCGGCGTGCCGACGTGGTGGCAGCTGCTGTGGATCACCCTCGCGGTCGCCGGCGCGCGCACCGCCGCGATGGCGGCGAACCGCTTCTTCGATCGCAAGATCGACGCGCAGGTGCCGCGCACCGCGAACCGCGCGGTCGCGAGCGGCAAGCTCCCCGCCTCAGTGATGCTGTGGGCGATCGCAGCGGGACTTGCGGTGCTGCTCGTCAGCGCGGCGATGCTCAATCCGCTGTGCGTGAAACTGCTCCCGCTCGCGGCGCTCGGCGTCGTCGCGTACCCGCTATGCAAACGCTTCACGTGGCTGGTGCATTTCGTGCTCGGCGCGGTCGACGGCTTTGCCCCGCTTGGCGCCTACATCGCCGTCGCGGGAACCGTGACGGTTCCCGCGCTGCTGCTCTTTTTGGCGGTCACGGTGTGGGTCGCCGGCTTCGACATCCTCTACGCGCTGATGGACCTCGATTGGGACGTGCGGCTGGGCGTGCGCTCGTTTCCCGCGCGCTTCGGCGAGCGCAACGCGCGGCTCTGGCCGATCGTTCTCCACGTGACGATGACCCTCGCGCTGCTCGCGGCCGGGGTCCTCGCCGGCGCCGGCTGGCTCTACTATGCCGGCGTCCTGCTCGCCGCGGGAGTTACGCTGTATGAAGACCGGCTCATCACGCTCGCCCAGGACGTCTTCGTGCTGAACGATCGCGTTTTTCTCACCAATATGGCGTTCTCGGTCGCGTTCCTCGGCACGACGCTCGCATCGTACGTCGTCGCGCGATGA
- a CDS encoding YihY/virulence factor BrkB family protein → MNAFLDLGLLKATVARFNADKAPRLAAALSYTTVFAVAPVIIIVVAIAGYVVGVANGTGHGHHVVEDRLIGAIASSAGQGAAETVRQMVTASFDKPRQSIAAQVIGWITFIVGAVGLFAALQDALNTVWHVEPQKRTIFVAIRERIASFGMLLAIGFLLLVTTLANAVIAVINARIAALLPFAGAGVLFGVINVVVSIALIAGLFALMYRYLPDTEITWRDVWPGAIVTAVAFVIGQSLISLYIAHAGIGSGYGAAGSLLVILVWVYYSSMLLLFGAEFTAVSKERRAAAPAATHSANGAPPRAAAAGR, encoded by the coding sequence ATGAACGCGTTTTTGGACCTGGGACTCCTCAAGGCGACTGTCGCCCGCTTCAACGCCGACAAGGCTCCGCGCCTTGCGGCGGCGCTGTCTTACACCACCGTCTTCGCGGTCGCCCCCGTCATCATCATCGTCGTCGCGATCGCCGGCTACGTCGTCGGCGTCGCCAATGGAACCGGGCACGGTCATCACGTCGTCGAGGACCGGCTGATTGGCGCGATCGCAAGCTCGGCCGGGCAGGGAGCGGCCGAGACCGTGCGCCAGATGGTGACCGCGAGCTTCGACAAGCCGCGGCAGTCGATCGCCGCCCAAGTGATCGGTTGGATCACGTTCATCGTCGGCGCGGTCGGGCTGTTCGCCGCGCTCCAGGATGCGCTCAACACGGTCTGGCACGTCGAGCCGCAGAAGCGCACGATCTTCGTCGCGATTCGCGAACGCATCGCGTCGTTCGGGATGCTGCTCGCGATCGGTTTTCTGCTCCTCGTCACCACGCTCGCGAACGCCGTGATCGCGGTGATCAACGCGCGCATCGCGGCGCTGCTGCCCTTCGCCGGCGCCGGCGTGCTGTTCGGCGTGATCAACGTCGTCGTCTCGATCGCGCTGATCGCAGGGCTGTTCGCGCTGATGTACCGCTACCTGCCCGACACCGAGATCACTTGGCGCGACGTGTGGCCGGGGGCGATCGTCACCGCGGTCGCGTTCGTGATCGGCCAGAGTCTCATCTCGCTCTACATCGCGCACGCCGGGATCGGCTCGGGATACGGCGCGGCGGGCTCGCTGCTGGTGATCCTGGTGTGGGTATACTACTCGTCGATGCTGCTGCTCTTCGGCGCCGAGTTCACGGCGGTCTCGAAGGAGCGCCGCGCCGCGGCGCCGGCCGCGACGCACTCCGCGAACGGCGCACCGCCGCGCGCCGCCGCAGCCGGACGCTGA
- a CDS encoding RDD family protein: MRAIAVSTFHPVGRKMDLSAFAEQLKELNAEPSLRLAEWTASTPYATNRIAALYRFARDPLYQRWSERFAVNAATPLAFDGAREARYAGFWRRFAAFGIDLLLLQLIVPTAGRIVQATIAPGSVVKELQADPDVPPFVKAIATAAAASPGHPSISFNASEMLLWAALWAYAIVLVALVGQTFGMMICDLRVVGTNRALRVGFGQALGRYCSFVASLFFVVGVVSLFRRVQPYEKWSHTRLVSGTAAVRS; the protein is encoded by the coding sequence ATGCGCGCGATCGCCGTTTCGACGTTCCACCCCGTCGGCCGCAAGATGGATCTCTCGGCATTCGCCGAGCAGCTCAAGGAACTCAACGCCGAACCGTCGCTGCGCCTCGCGGAGTGGACCGCCTCGACGCCGTACGCCACGAACCGCATCGCGGCGCTCTACCGGTTCGCGCGCGATCCCCTCTACCAACGGTGGTCGGAACGCTTCGCCGTCAACGCCGCGACGCCGCTCGCGTTCGACGGAGCCCGCGAGGCGCGCTACGCCGGTTTCTGGCGGCGCTTCGCGGCGTTCGGGATCGACCTCCTTCTGCTCCAGCTGATCGTGCCGACGGCGGGCCGGATCGTGCAGGCGACGATCGCCCCGGGATCCGTCGTCAAGGAATTGCAAGCCGATCCGGACGTCCCGCCGTTCGTGAAGGCGATCGCGACGGCGGCCGCGGCGTCACCCGGGCATCCGTCGATTTCCTTCAACGCGAGCGAGATGCTGCTGTGGGCCGCCCTGTGGGCGTATGCGATCGTGCTGGTCGCGCTGGTCGGGCAGACCTTCGGGATGATGATCTGCGACCTGCGCGTGGTGGGGACGAACCGGGCGCTGCGCGTCGGCTTCGGACAGGCGCTCGGGCGGTACTGCTCCTTCGTCGCGAGCCTGTTCTTCGTCGTCGGCGTCGTCTCGCTGTTCCGCCGGGTACAGCCGTACGAGAAGTGGTCGCACACGCGGCTGGTCAGCGGCACCGCCGCGGTGCGATCGTAG
- a CDS encoding branched-chain amino acid ABC transporter substrate-binding protein, whose product MIRSAFLGALGSAAGATQVAQIQPFTATLRLAVVCPQSGEDRAFGQQLVAGVRAAVDYANDQRSSFDRALLVDTYDDHNTAADAMVQSQFALGNPDTMAVIGHLSAGATLTALQNYANAQIALVVPTVTDDRLTARGYRNVFRLPTKDSSEGNLLADYAVKTGAKAPHVVTQDADYGPSVAQAFVRRAGALHLAAGSTTCSLDKPDFAKAAGDVLAASPDCVVFAGNVADMGDLLPALRARGYAGRFVGSQGFFDAQTVRQYAKAADEMVVSSNVPYYPMAPTAQRYVTDYQARHGALTPVAAYGYAAVQLIQLAQRRANATNRLTLVRAIGTGGPYDTITGSYTFGPYGDAFDPNCYFYRIKDGKFAYERQAHPSGFSLK is encoded by the coding sequence ATGATCCGTTCGGCGTTTCTCGGCGCGCTCGGGAGCGCGGCGGGTGCGACGCAGGTCGCGCAGATCCAGCCGTTCACCGCGACCTTGCGGCTCGCGGTGGTGTGCCCGCAGAGCGGCGAAGACCGCGCGTTCGGGCAGCAGCTCGTCGCCGGCGTGCGCGCCGCCGTCGACTACGCGAACGATCAGCGCTCGTCGTTCGACCGCGCGCTCCTCGTCGACACGTATGACGATCACAACACCGCGGCGGACGCGATGGTGCAGAGCCAGTTCGCGCTCGGCAACCCCGACACGATGGCGGTGATCGGGCACTTGAGCGCCGGCGCGACGCTGACCGCGCTGCAGAACTACGCGAACGCGCAGATCGCGCTCGTCGTCCCGACCGTCACCGACGACCGTCTCACCGCGCGCGGCTACCGCAACGTCTTTCGCCTCCCGACCAAAGATTCGTCCGAAGGGAACCTGCTCGCCGACTACGCGGTGAAAACCGGCGCGAAGGCGCCCCACGTCGTGACCCAGGACGCCGACTACGGGCCCAGCGTCGCGCAGGCGTTCGTCCGGCGGGCCGGCGCGCTCCACCTCGCCGCCGGTTCGACGACGTGTTCGCTCGACAAGCCGGATTTCGCGAAGGCCGCGGGCGACGTGCTAGCGGCCTCGCCCGACTGCGTCGTCTTTGCCGGCAACGTCGCCGACATGGGCGATCTGCTTCCCGCGCTGCGCGCGAGGGGCTATGCGGGACGGTTCGTCGGCTCGCAAGGCTTCTTCGACGCGCAAACGGTCCGCCAGTATGCAAAAGCCGCCGACGAGATGGTCGTTTCGTCGAACGTCCCGTACTATCCGATGGCGCCGACGGCGCAGCGGTACGTCACCGACTACCAGGCCCGGCACGGCGCGCTCACGCCGGTCGCGGCGTACGGCTACGCCGCCGTTCAGCTGATCCAGCTCGCGCAGCGGCGCGCCAATGCGACGAACCGGCTCACGCTGGTGCGCGCGATCGGCACCGGCGGCCCCTACGACACGATCACCGGGTCGTATACCTTCGGGCCCTACGGCGACGCCTTCGACCCGAACTGCTACTTCTACCGGATCAAAGACGGAAAGTTCGCCTACGAGCGCCAAGCGCATCCGTCAGGATTCAGTTTGAAGTAG
- a CDS encoding menaquinone biosynthesis decarboxylase has protein sequence MAYDSLAAFARALRAAGELATIDAEVDPRLEISEITDRVVKAGGPALLFSHVRGSRFPVLTNQFGSERRAAMAFGARTLREVEERLRRTIDLAVPPTLGAKVTRLADLAFAGRAAMPVRVKGAAPSQAVVIDPPDLRQLPVLTTWPLDGGPFVTLPLVFTRDPQTRRPNVGMYRVQIYDGTTAGMHWQRHKQGRAHAEKWGRRIPVAVVIGDPVLTYAATAPLPPIIDELAFAGFLRGKPMRMTNAVSVDLDVPADAEFVIEGYVDNDDLRVEGPFGDHTGVYSAADLYPTLHVTAITHRADAIWGATVVGKPPMEDAWLGKATERIFLPLLQMVVPEIVDYNLPVEGGFHNLVIVAVRKSYPGQAKKVMNALWGLGHMMMLTRCIVVVDHDVDVHDVRGVVWNALNNVDPARDFVVMPGPVDDLDHAGSYELALGNKLGIDATRKRADEGYARDWPPEIRSDAETRELVNARWTEYGIGDLMRIGRADAWSGQGPARFARLLAEPPRAPGEVAPRTDRVK, from the coding sequence ATGGCTTACGATTCGCTGGCCGCGTTCGCGCGAGCGCTGCGCGCGGCGGGCGAGCTCGCGACGATCGACGCCGAGGTCGATCCCCGGCTCGAGATCTCGGAGATCACCGACCGCGTCGTCAAGGCCGGCGGCCCCGCCCTGCTCTTCAGCCACGTGCGCGGCTCGCGCTTCCCGGTGCTGACCAACCAGTTCGGGAGCGAACGGCGCGCCGCGATGGCGTTCGGCGCCCGCACGCTGCGCGAGGTCGAGGAGCGGCTGCGGCGCACGATCGATCTCGCGGTGCCCCCGACGCTGGGAGCCAAGGTGACGCGCCTCGCCGATCTCGCGTTCGCCGGACGCGCCGCGATGCCGGTGCGCGTCAAGGGCGCAGCTCCCTCACAGGCCGTCGTCATCGATCCGCCCGACCTCAGACAACTCCCCGTCCTCACCACGTGGCCTCTCGACGGCGGCCCGTTCGTCACGCTGCCGCTCGTGTTCACGCGCGATCCCCAGACGCGCCGCCCCAACGTCGGGATGTACCGCGTGCAGATCTACGACGGCACGACCGCGGGGATGCATTGGCAGCGCCACAAGCAGGGCCGCGCGCACGCCGAGAAGTGGGGACGCCGGATCCCGGTCGCGGTCGTGATCGGCGATCCCGTGCTCACCTACGCGGCGACCGCGCCGCTGCCGCCGATCATCGACGAGCTCGCGTTCGCGGGGTTTCTGCGCGGCAAACCGATGCGCATGACGAACGCCGTCTCCGTCGATCTCGACGTCCCGGCGGACGCGGAGTTCGTGATCGAAGGCTACGTCGACAACGACGACCTGCGCGTCGAAGGCCCGTTCGGCGATCACACCGGCGTGTACAGCGCCGCCGATCTGTATCCCACCCTGCACGTCACCGCGATCACCCACCGCGCCGACGCGATCTGGGGCGCGACGGTGGTCGGGAAACCGCCGATGGAAGACGCCTGGCTGGGCAAGGCGACGGAGCGGATCTTCCTGCCCCTTCTGCAGATGGTGGTTCCGGAGATAGTCGACTACAATCTCCCGGTGGAAGGGGGATTTCACAATCTCGTCATCGTCGCCGTGCGCAAGTCGTACCCCGGTCAGGCCAAGAAAGTCATGAACGCGCTGTGGGGCCTGGGCCACATGATGATGCTCACGCGCTGCATCGTCGTCGTCGATCACGACGTCGACGTGCACGACGTGCGCGGCGTGGTGTGGAACGCGCTCAACAACGTCGATCCCGCGCGCGATTTCGTCGTGATGCCGGGGCCGGTCGACGATCTCGATCACGCCGGCTCGTACGAACTCGCGCTGGGGAACAAGCTCGGGATCGACGCGACCCGCAAGCGCGCCGACGAAGGATACGCGCGCGATTGGCCGCCCGAAATCCGCAGCGACGCGGAAACCCGCGAATTGGTGAACGCGCGCTGGACGGAGTACGGGATCGGCGACCTGATGCGCATCGGCCGCGCCGACGCGTGGTCGGGGCAAGGGCCGGCGCGTTTCGCGCGTCTGCTCGCCGAACCGCCGCGCGCGCCGGGCGAGGTCGCGCCGCGGACGGATCGCGTCAAGTGA
- a CDS encoding SRPBCC family protein yields the protein MAQHTAAVSMNAPAAKLYALFARVEELPKLMTFVKDVRRVDDRRTHWVVDAIGRTEFDAVDDGSIPDRRLAWRAVDGTSHRGQVTFEALAPRRTHVAVRIEYHLRGAAGALSEAIGGETFAARLQRDLEHVARLVDAAPENALDRMSATYLFRDEREAPPVPGTSSTTGADEFR from the coding sequence ATGGCACAGCACACTGCGGCGGTCAGCATGAATGCACCCGCGGCGAAGCTCTACGCGCTGTTCGCGCGCGTCGAAGAGCTGCCCAAGCTGATGACCTTCGTCAAAGACGTGCGTCGCGTCGACGACCGGCGCACGCACTGGGTGGTCGACGCGATCGGGCGGACCGAGTTCGACGCGGTCGACGACGGCTCGATCCCCGACCGCCGCCTGGCGTGGCGTGCGGTCGACGGCACCTCACACCGCGGGCAGGTCACGTTCGAAGCGCTCGCTCCGCGGCGCACGCACGTCGCCGTCCGGATCGAATATCACCTGCGCGGCGCCGCCGGCGCGCTCAGCGAGGCGATCGGCGGGGAGACGTTCGCGGCGCGCCTGCAGCGCGACCTCGAACACGTCGCGCGTCTGGTCGACGCGGCGCCGGAGAACGCGCTCGACCGCATGTCGGCAACGTACCTCTTCCGCGACGAGCGCGAGGCGCCGCCGGTCCCCGGAACCTCGTCGACGACCGGCGCCGACGAGTTCCGCTAA
- a CDS encoding pyridoxamine 5'-phosphate oxidase family protein, which yields MPNTQIVRHPERAAYDRSTVDAILDAAYIAHLGAIVDGAPVVLPYVCARIGDELVLHGSRLAGTLTVIAQGTPVCTTVTHVDGLVLARSAFHTSMNYRCAVVHERARLVDDPAEKARMLDAMFERILPGPATQVRAMTDGEREATCVIALPLDAASAKVRIGGAIEPAADGDPSVWAGVVPLALRAGTPQPDAVTGADAPPPQLR from the coding sequence ATGCCGAACACGCAGATCGTCCGTCATCCCGAGCGCGCCGCCTACGATCGCTCGACCGTCGACGCGATCCTCGACGCCGCATACATCGCGCATCTCGGCGCGATCGTGGACGGCGCACCGGTCGTGCTGCCGTACGTGTGCGCGCGCATCGGCGACGAGCTCGTGCTCCACGGCTCGCGCCTCGCGGGAACGCTCACGGTGATTGCGCAGGGAACGCCGGTGTGCACGACCGTCACGCACGTCGACGGGCTCGTCCTCGCGCGCAGCGCGTTTCACACGTCGATGAACTATCGCTGCGCGGTCGTGCACGAACGCGCGCGGCTGGTCGACGATCCGGCGGAGAAAGCGCGCATGCTCGACGCGATGTTCGAGCGGATCCTGCCCGGACCCGCGACGCAGGTGCGCGCGATGACGGACGGCGAGCGCGAGGCGACGTGCGTGATCGCGCTTCCGCTCGACGCCGCGTCGGCGAAGGTCCGCATAGGCGGCGCGATCGAGCCCGCCGCCGACGGCGATCCGTCGGTGTGGGCGGGCGTCGTTCCGCTCGCGTTGCGCGCGGGGACACCGCAGCCCGACGCCGTCACCGGCGCGGATGCGCCGCCGCCGCAGTTACGGTAG
- a CDS encoding M16 family metallopeptidase has translation MTDLQNAPPAAGPPRDATIARAEERILDNGLRVVAFEQRSLPLIAAQLVVRSGGADEREDEAGLAALVSALLTQGTAERGATELAAAVDALGARLDAASGYDASVVSVSATTPAFPAAFALLDEVVRRPAFSAHEVTRVRAKSISDLALTYANPSAVARLVAQRVAYGSAPYGHPLAGTAATLERLDREGVAWFHNAYYRPDDAALIIGGDIPIDDAFVLAQRVLGEWRAPNVPLAPRPHGAIPPPRARVVIVDKPEAGRTALVAGRVTIERRSQDYYPAVVATAVLSGYSGRLNQEIRVKRGLSYGAGASLSARRMPGLFTASTLVDHARAVEATDVTRATLRSLVDAPATDDDLIARKATVTGGFFRGIETIDGVAAALAEHVLYDVPIDDLQHFARRVQDVDAASVGDFASRELAGELFVVLAGDASRFASTLATKHDVHVIPAGTLDLGNAAGFA, from the coding sequence GTGACCGATCTGCAGAACGCCCCGCCGGCCGCCGGTCCGCCGCGCGACGCGACGATCGCGCGCGCCGAAGAGCGCATCCTCGACAACGGCCTGCGCGTCGTCGCGTTCGAACAGCGCAGCCTGCCGCTGATCGCAGCGCAGCTCGTCGTGCGCTCGGGCGGCGCCGACGAACGCGAAGACGAAGCCGGCCTCGCGGCGCTGGTCTCGGCGCTGCTGACGCAAGGCACGGCGGAGCGCGGCGCGACCGAACTCGCCGCCGCCGTCGACGCGCTCGGCGCGCGGCTCGACGCGGCGTCGGGCTACGATGCGTCGGTCGTCAGCGTCAGCGCGACGACGCCGGCGTTTCCCGCCGCGTTCGCGCTGCTCGACGAGGTCGTGCGGCGGCCGGCGTTCTCCGCGCACGAGGTCACGCGCGTGCGCGCCAAATCGATCTCCGATCTCGCGCTGACGTACGCGAATCCGAGCGCCGTCGCGCGCCTGGTCGCGCAGCGCGTCGCATACGGCAGCGCACCCTACGGCCACCCGCTGGCCGGCACGGCCGCGACGCTCGAACGGCTCGATCGCGAGGGCGTCGCCTGGTTTCACAACGCGTACTACCGGCCCGACGACGCCGCGCTCATCATCGGCGGCGACATCCCGATCGACGACGCGTTCGTACTCGCGCAGCGCGTGCTCGGCGAGTGGCGCGCGCCGAACGTGCCGCTGGCGCCGCGCCCGCACGGCGCGATCCCGCCGCCGCGCGCCCGCGTCGTGATCGTCGACAAACCGGAAGCCGGCCGCACCGCGCTGGTCGCGGGCCGCGTGACGATCGAACGCCGTTCCCAAGATTATTATCCGGCCGTCGTCGCGACCGCCGTGCTCTCCGGGTACAGCGGCCGCCTCAATCAGGAGATTCGCGTCAAGCGCGGGCTCTCGTACGGTGCGGGCGCGTCGCTCTCGGCGCGCCGGATGCCGGGGCTGTTCACCGCGTCGACGCTGGTCGATCACGCGCGCGCCGTCGAGGCGACCGACGTGACGCGGGCGACGCTACGGTCGCTCGTCGATGCGCCGGCGACCGACGACGATCTGATCGCTCGCAAAGCGACGGTCACCGGCGGGTTCTTTCGAGGCATCGAGACGATCGACGGCGTCGCCGCCGCGCTCGCCGAGCACGTCCTCTACGACGTGCCGATCGACGACCTCCAGCACTTCGCCCGGCGCGTGCAGGACGTCGACGCGGCGAGCGTCGGTGATTTCGCGAGCCGCGAACTCGCCGGCGAGCTGTTCGTCGTCCTCGCCGGAGACGCGTCGCGCTTCGCCTCGACGCTCGCGACGAAGCACGACGTGCACGTGATCCCAGCCGGCACGCTCGATCTCGGCAACGCGGCGGGGTTCGCATAA
- a CDS encoding quinone oxidoreductase family protein codes for MKAIRIDRNGGPEVLEYVDVPVPAPGPGQVLVRHVVSGINYIDVYVRTGLYKGPLPTILGREGAGVVEAVGEGVTGFAKGTRVAYTQAGAGGYAEANVVEPQFLVEVPGDVDDRTACALMLQGFTAHYLTHDTFPLQPGNVALIHAAAGGVGQLLVQLAKVRGATVIATVGTAEKAAIAKAAGADHVVVYADEDFAEATRRLVGGHAVDVAYDSVGKDTWERSLSTLRPRGMLVVFGNASGPTPPVDPLKLAAAGSVYLTRPTLVDYTRTAEEVQQRARELFAYVEHGKLKASIGAAYPLADAAQAHRDLEARKTTGKLLLLP; via the coding sequence GTGAAGGCGATACGCATCGACCGCAACGGCGGTCCCGAAGTTCTCGAGTACGTCGACGTCCCGGTCCCGGCGCCCGGCCCGGGCCAGGTGCTCGTCCGGCACGTGGTCTCGGGGATCAACTACATCGACGTCTACGTCCGCACCGGCCTCTACAAAGGCCCGTTGCCGACCATCCTCGGCCGCGAGGGTGCGGGCGTCGTCGAGGCCGTCGGCGAGGGCGTCACCGGCTTTGCGAAGGGGACGCGCGTCGCGTACACGCAGGCCGGCGCCGGCGGCTACGCCGAGGCGAACGTCGTCGAGCCGCAATTTCTCGTCGAAGTTCCGGGCGACGTCGACGACCGCACCGCCTGCGCGCTGATGCTGCAAGGGTTCACGGCGCACTACCTTACGCACGACACCTTTCCGCTGCAGCCCGGCAACGTCGCGCTGATCCATGCCGCCGCCGGCGGTGTCGGTCAATTGCTCGTGCAGCTCGCGAAGGTGCGCGGCGCGACGGTGATCGCGACCGTCGGCACCGCCGAAAAAGCGGCGATCGCGAAAGCGGCCGGCGCCGATCACGTCGTCGTCTACGCCGACGAAGACTTCGCCGAAGCGACGCGCCGTCTCGTCGGCGGCCATGCCGTCGACGTCGCGTACGATTCGGTCGGCAAAGACACGTGGGAACGCTCGCTCTCGACGCTCCGTCCGCGCGGGATGCTGGTCGTGTTCGGCAACGCCAGCGGACCGACGCCGCCGGTCGACCCGCTGAAGCTCGCCGCGGCCGGCTCCGTCTACCTCACGCGCCCCACGCTGGTCGACTACACGCGCACCGCCGAGGAAGTGCAGCAGCGCGCCCGGGAGCTCTTCGCGTACGTCGAGCACGGCAAGCTCAAGGCGAGCATCGGCGCGGCGTATCCGCTGGCCGACGCGGCGCAGGCGCACCGCGATCTGGAAGCGCGCAAGACGACCGGAAAACTGCTGCTGCTACCGTAA